The following coding sequences are from one Pyxidicoccus xibeiensis window:
- a CDS encoding MmcQ/YjbR family DNA-binding protein: MTWEQLCKLGLELPEVVEDVWFRTPALKVRGKAFVRLKEDGASVVFMLESVDEQEFLITARSDVYFITDHYRGYPAVLARLSALRLPECRARLKSSWRLKAPRKLVAQLEGGDSAPEPRGKPQKTPRAKQVSSRAKSSPRPAPAKRARRAKP; this comes from the coding sequence ATGACGTGGGAACAACTCTGCAAGCTGGGGCTGGAGCTGCCGGAAGTCGTCGAGGACGTGTGGTTCCGCACCCCCGCGCTGAAGGTGCGTGGCAAGGCCTTCGTCCGTCTCAAGGAGGACGGCGCCTCCGTCGTGTTCATGCTGGAGAGCGTCGACGAGCAGGAGTTCCTCATCACCGCCCGGTCCGACGTCTACTTCATCACCGACCACTACCGCGGCTACCCCGCGGTGCTGGCGCGGCTGAGCGCGCTGCGGCTCCCCGAGTGCCGCGCGCGGCTGAAGTCGTCCTGGCGGCTCAAGGCGCCCCGGAAGCTGGTGGCACAGCTCGAAGGCGGGGACTCCGCGCCGGAGCCCCGCGGCAAGCCACAGAAGACTCCGCGCGCGAAGCAGGTCTCGTCACGCGCGAAGTCATCCCCGCGCCCCGCCCCGGCGAAGCGGGCTCGCCGGGCAAAGCCGTAG
- a CDS encoding xanthine dehydrogenase family protein molybdopterin-binding subunit, which translates to MTPPSTQLGRPISRVDGRAKVTGEARYAGEFNVPGLVYGQVVSSTIARGRIKRIDAGEALRLPGVLRVFTHENRPSLPWFDRKYRDDDAPSGSPFRPLYDDKVLYSGQPVALVVAETFELARHAASLVRIDYAPEAHETDLRARRKKARSPGKGKDGFEPPPKPWGHADKALDKAAVRVDAEYESPVEHHNPMEPHASTVIYEDDGSLTIHDKTQGVLNSQTYVCNVFDLPKEQVRVLSRFVGGAFGSGLRPQYQLFMAVLAARELKRSVRVTLSREQMFTFGHRPATLQRVALGASADGTLEALIHEAVGETSSFEDYIEVVVNWGSMLYRCDNVRQDYKIVPLDCYTPLDMRAPGAALGVYALECAMDELAHALRMDPIALRLKNYAERDQNKDKPYSSKELRACYQQGSERFGWARRNPAPRSMREGRELVGWGMATGIWDAMQQPASAKAVLGLDGRLTVSSATADIGTGTYTVMTQIAAETLGLRVEDVTFKLGDSSLPMAPLQGGSWTAASVGSAVKEVCEKLREQLATFARKAKGSPLAGAGAEEVTFAEGQLRHASDASRAISIVEAMRLGGVTSLEEKSLAVPSPKQQAYTRSTHSAVFVEVKVDEALGTVRVTRVVSAVAAGRILNPKTARSQVLGGVVWGIGMALEEETAIDHTLGRFINHNLAEYHVPVNADVHDIDVLFVDEDDTVVNPLGAKGLGEIGIVGVAAAIANAVFHATGRRVRGLPITLDKLL; encoded by the coding sequence ATGACCCCGCCCTCCACGCAGCTCGGCCGGCCCATCAGCCGCGTCGATGGTCGCGCAAAGGTGACGGGCGAGGCACGGTATGCCGGGGAGTTCAACGTGCCCGGGCTCGTCTACGGGCAGGTGGTGTCGAGCACCATCGCCCGGGGGCGCATCAAGCGCATCGACGCGGGCGAGGCCCTCCGGCTCCCGGGCGTGCTGCGCGTGTTCACCCACGAGAACCGCCCCAGCCTGCCGTGGTTCGACCGCAAGTACCGGGACGACGATGCTCCCTCGGGCTCACCGTTCCGGCCGCTCTACGACGACAAGGTCCTCTACAGCGGGCAGCCCGTCGCGCTGGTGGTGGCGGAGACGTTCGAGCTCGCCCGCCACGCGGCCTCGCTCGTGCGCATCGACTACGCGCCCGAAGCGCACGAGACGGACCTGCGCGCCCGGCGGAAGAAGGCGCGTTCGCCCGGCAAGGGCAAGGACGGCTTCGAGCCGCCGCCGAAGCCCTGGGGCCATGCGGACAAGGCGCTCGACAAAGCCGCGGTGCGGGTCGACGCGGAGTACGAGTCTCCCGTCGAGCACCACAACCCGATGGAGCCCCATGCCTCCACCGTCATCTACGAGGACGATGGCTCGCTCACCATCCACGACAAGACGCAGGGCGTGCTGAACAGCCAGACGTACGTCTGCAACGTGTTCGACCTGCCGAAGGAGCAGGTGCGCGTCCTCTCGCGCTTCGTGGGTGGGGCGTTCGGCTCGGGGCTGCGGCCGCAGTACCAGCTGTTCATGGCCGTCCTCGCGGCGCGGGAGCTGAAGCGCTCGGTCCGGGTGACGCTGTCACGCGAGCAGATGTTCACCTTCGGCCACCGTCCCGCGACGCTGCAGCGGGTCGCCCTGGGGGCCTCGGCCGACGGCACGCTGGAAGCCCTCATCCACGAGGCCGTGGGGGAGACGTCGTCCTTCGAGGACTACATCGAGGTCGTCGTGAACTGGGGCAGCATGCTCTACCGCTGCGACAACGTCCGGCAGGACTACAAGATTGTCCCGCTGGACTGCTACACGCCCCTGGACATGCGCGCGCCCGGCGCGGCCCTCGGCGTCTACGCGCTGGAGTGCGCGATGGACGAGCTGGCCCATGCGCTGCGCATGGACCCCATCGCGCTGCGCCTCAAGAACTACGCCGAGCGCGACCAGAACAAGGACAAGCCCTATTCGAGCAAGGAGCTGCGCGCCTGCTACCAGCAGGGCTCGGAGCGGTTCGGCTGGGCCCGGCGCAACCCGGCCCCGCGCTCGATGCGGGAGGGGCGCGAGCTCGTCGGCTGGGGCATGGCCACCGGCATCTGGGACGCCATGCAGCAGCCCGCGAGCGCGAAGGCGGTGCTGGGGCTGGACGGCCGGCTCACCGTGAGCAGCGCCACGGCGGACATCGGCACGGGCACGTACACGGTGATGACGCAGATTGCGGCGGAGACGCTCGGCCTGCGCGTGGAGGACGTGACGTTCAAGCTCGGAGACTCCTCGCTGCCCATGGCGCCCCTGCAGGGCGGCTCGTGGACGGCGGCGTCCGTGGGCTCGGCGGTGAAGGAGGTCTGCGAGAAGCTCCGCGAGCAGCTGGCCACGTTCGCCCGGAAGGCGAAGGGCTCTCCACTGGCCGGAGCGGGCGCGGAAGAGGTGACCTTCGCGGAGGGGCAGCTCCGGCACGCCTCGGATGCGTCCAGGGCCATCTCGATTGTCGAGGCGATGCGGCTCGGCGGCGTCACCAGCCTCGAGGAGAAGTCGCTGGCCGTTCCGAGCCCCAAGCAGCAGGCGTACACACGGAGCACGCACTCCGCGGTGTTCGTCGAGGTGAAGGTGGACGAGGCGCTGGGCACGGTGCGGGTGACCCGCGTCGTCAGCGCCGTCGCGGCCGGGCGCATCCTCAATCCGAAGACGGCGCGGAGTCAGGTGCTGGGCGGAGTCGTCTGGGGCATCGGCATGGCGCTGGAGGAGGAGACGGCCATCGACCACACGCTCGGCCGCTTCATCAACCACAACCTCGCCGAGTACCACGTCCCGGTGAACGCGGATGTGCACGACATCGACGTCCTCTTCGTTGACGAGGACGACACCGTCGTCAACCCGCTCGGCGCCAAGGGGCTGGGAGAGATTGGCATCGTCGGCGTGGCGGCGGCCATCGCCAACGCGGTGTTCCACGCGACGGGCCGGCGCGTCCGCGGCCTGCCCATCACGCTGGACAAGCTGCTCTAG